The genomic segment GGACTTCTGCTATGTTCGCTGGTTCATTTAAGATGATATGAAAAAACAGATGATGTGTTCATTGGAAATACATCATCTGTTTAGGGTAAACGCATCATGTGTTTGGTGCAAACAGACCATTCGTTTCGGGTAAACGGATGGTCTGTTTTTTTTCCGGTTTCCCTAATTCCTGAAAAAGGGTAATGCTTAAGAACAGTCCGATGACGATGCAGATCAACACCAGCGCCCAGTTCATAAGCCGGGCGCTCAGTTTTGTTTCTTTATGCAGGTTCTGTGCCACGTAGTTCTTGAAGAACAGGTAGATAGCAGGGACGGTGGCGCTTGCCAGCAACAGATCCTCCGGTATTTTGTATACATATACTTTGGAGAAACCAATGAGCGCCCAATGGCAAAGAAAAAGGATAATGAGCAGGTTAACCTTGCGCGAGAAAGCCAGTAACAATCCGATAGTAAATACTGCTACCGAGCAGGGCATTACGGTTGTCGTCATCATAGGAAATTCCATTCCACGCGCCCATGAGAGGAGGGGATAGAGAAAAGGCATTGCATAAAGCACTCCTACAAGCATTTGATATTTGGGATTGCGCTCGAATGGGGTATAGTCCGTAAACAGGTCCCACAACCAGATCAAGGCTATTATTCCCCAAAAAATGGCGGGTATGTGGTGGTAACTGCGTGTGTTGCAGTACATCATATAGTACACCAGGGCTATCCAGCCGTTGAGGAACACCATGTACGCTTTCATGGAGCGTTTTGTCCGAACGGTGGGTTTATGGTATAACAGTGTGGTCAGTACAATGCCTGTTGCTGTAATGATGATTTGCGCCCACCAGGTGTTTTCGTTGTATTTCGCAATA from the Bacteroides eggerthii genome contains:
- a CDS encoding DUF6064 family protein — translated: MEIFWNTIAKYNENTWWAQIIITATGIVLTTLLYHKPTVRTKRSMKAYMVFLNGWIALVYYMMYCNTRSYHHIPAIFWGIIALIWLWDLFTDYTPFERNPKYQMLVGVLYAMPFLYPLLSWARGMEFPMMTTTVMPCSVAVFTIGLLLAFSRKVNLLIILFLCHWALIGFSKVYVYKIPEDLLLASATVPAIYLFFKNYVAQNLHKETKLSARLMNWALVLICIVIGLFLSITLFQELGKPEKKQTIRLPETNGLFAPNT